The genomic window taaatcatttaattataaaagcaacttagttcaacataaacgaattcataccaaggaaaaacctttttcatgtgaagtGTGTGAGAAatcatttacttataaaaacGGTTTAATTCAACATGAACGAACTCATACAggggaaaaacctttttcatgtgaaatgtgtgataaaacatttactctaaaaagtaatttaataaaccataaacgaactcatacaggTGAAAAACGTTTTCCATGTGAAgtgtgtgataaatcatttaattataaaagcatcttagttcaacataaacgaattcataccggGGAAAAgcctttttcatgtgaaatgtgtgataaaatatttactcaaaAATGCAGTTTAAATGTACATAAACAAAGTCATGTAGgtgaaaaacgtttttcatgCGAAatgtgtgataaatcatttaattatataaacctTTTAATTCAACAtgaacgaattcatactgggGGAAAACCCTTTTCATGTGAAATGTGTGATAAAGAATTTACTCAGAAAAGTAATTTAGTTacacataaacgaactcatacagatgaaaaaccttattcatgtgaaatgtgtgataaatcatttaaaagaaaactcgATTTAATTCGGCAtgaacgaattcatactggggaaaaaccttattcatgtgaaatgtgtgataaaacatttgctCAAAAAAGCAGTTTAACTATACATAAACAAAGTCATACAGgtaaaaaacgtttttcatgtgaaatgtgtgataaatcatttaattatataaacctTTTAATTCAACAtgaacgaattcatactggggaaaaacccttttcatgtgaaatgtgtgataaaacatttacgcggaaaagttatttaattctacataaacgaattcataccgaAGATAAatctaaattgtaaaataaaaatacctataaaatttatttaaaggagTAACGTGAGGAAGCACACTCGAGGAAGCTGGGCGAGGTGAAGTATCCAATGGTCCAAATGTATGGAGGTTTAAGAACAAAACTTCCatcgaatcaaattttaataataattgtcataCAAGCATTTATTGTCATAAAAACCtttgaatattatgaaaaagtgaataaatattgcgtgataataaaattgatttatatttatttgattttcttgaagttctttttatgataaaaaatcttGCACACACtgtaatatgaaattaatacgAATGTCAAGTTGGTACTACTGATACTGTTTATATCATGGTACAATTATTGGGATCTGACATATGGGCGGGGCTAAAAAAACATGGCTGACATAAagtgacaaattttaataataacgtaGCAATACATATTCTTTATgcaatttttcaagaagagaatgattaatattaatgaaatttgttgttgGGGGTAAACAAAACCGAGTAATCGTAATTTTACTGAATATGAAAGACTTTTGAAAGCAAGTCATGTGATTAAATGTCGAAAAATCAAATCGAAGGTGATGAGAATGTGCTCAGTTTAACGTCATACTGTTTACAAATaacagtatttaaataaattgaattgattttttctgatttttaattGTCTTTTACCTATCCTTCTCTTTCTTCCGTCTGTCCTACCCTTTtctttcttattcctttatcaaatttcatgattttccctttattttcaagcttatttgGTTTAGAATTGGTGAAAGTATACTCACAATCTTAAAATGTactgcttaggaaaaaacagacaaataatttgaacgaaaaaatatccataaatttaaataataagtttattaggcaaacatgttagttgttatagatgctctcctaatacgccagacatataattactattttaaatacatgttctcctaatattaattaaaaaacttttgacttttttctCCACTTTTCTAccatatttattgtttgttatttttaactacgggagcggaattcctCACGGATCGAGAAAATACGATATATTATCACTATATTGGCATAGATAATATATGGTGTTTAATGCATTCccgtttttaattaatataatttcgcAAACTCAAGTACGCTTCATATAAAGAGTTTATAGcatatacttgaaactcgataaataacttttatcgataaaaaaagctttaaacaaaacattttgggTGAATatgcgcacatcttacgcagatatTTATAAACTTGACCTAAGATTTCAAGTTCAATGAAAACCTCAATCTACTCCGTAATTGGTAACAGATAgagaaacactttaaattagaaagtttttatgattaaaaatgtaacatttttgttcgaaacatttgccGAAAACAGTATAGTTAACGAAAAAacagactgaaaagttttacccaaaataattataacttataATTGTTTCTACGTCATCaagacactcttcgaaaaatattttccaataaatccaatgaaagtggtttatttttccataaaaaccattttttgttcaaattggaATGAAGAAACacgcaaaaaattaaaactctgtCTTAACTATTcggttatttacaaaaaaaaaataaatgctcGGCTATTGTTTGTAAGTTATGGATCAGactgaattttttattgaaccCGAAAACTTGATCGAATTGAATACCCGTATAAGATGTGTACCTTTgaatatatcatttttcgtttgaagcattttcctcgattcaacttatttttcgagttttacgtatatatcaagttaaaaaCTCTGTAAAATGCTCCAACCAACTCAACCAAATATGTGAAATTATAtagtacaaaaagaaaaccaaattaaatacatttcaaatacCTCCTACGCTAGCTTGTACCTGTACCTACTATaagagaataaatattttatttacaattttatcaatacaaatgcagtttttatttcatgatcaatttatttatctttattagaATAAACAGTTAGACTATCAATAATTTTCCTTCCTATCCACACTTCACACTTCCTAATTAACACTTCTTTTATTGGACGAAttattaatctttaataaaaataaaaaaaatttgaaagtagttTCGCATAAAGCATTAATCTGCACCtacataaaaaatgatacaaatgatcatatagaaaatatccattgaatattttgacattaatcagtcccaaataataaaattacaaaatctgaatatttttacattaatcaCTTCCAAAACACTTCAAACAAACCTTCACAAACGATTCATTCTTTgaaaacatttacataaattaaaaaacaaaattattgtaaatgaagtaacatttgaatattgccgccattaatataaccacaaaaaatcaactaaaaaataaatgtaattaataaattaattatactttcccaaatgatgaaaccgtgtttaatgtgattcccaaattaattagattagtctccatgtaaactattatcaaataacgtaaaaatagcaaaaatttaattttttacctcctaagtatacgctttgaaaaataattaattacatgaaaactaatcagtcctaaataataaaattatgttcctaaatcttcccaaacgattcccaattgaataagaacagttttaatgaaaaataaaacttaacatttacataaattaaaaaaacaaaattattgtcaatgaagtaatatttgaatattgccgccattaatataaccacaaaaaatcaactaaaaaataaatgtaattaattaaataattttagtatccCAAATGATAAAACCGTGTTTAATGTGATTCCCAAATGAATTAgattagtctccatgtaaattattatcaaataacgtaaaaatggtgaaaatttaattttttaccttctaagtatacgctttgaagaacaaattaattaaatgaaaactaatcagtcctaaataataaaattatattcctaaatcttcccaaacgatttccaattgaataagaacagttttaaagcaaaataaaacttaacattaacataaattataaaataaattattcagtaatatttgaatattggcgccatactgctatataacaattaatggttcaggtgtacggttaattaacataacctatcaatcaactaaaaaataggtgtaattaattaattatacattcccaaactctgaaaccgtgtttatcgtaattcccaaatgatttcctttcgaataacataaaaattaagtggatttaatttcctacctgctaactatacgttgaaaaaagaataattaattacaggaaaactaataattcccaaattctaaaattatattcccaaatcctcccaaacgattcccaaatgaatggaaatagtttgagtgaaaaataacaattttatctgctaaGTATACGGAGCTTTCAGGTGTacggttaattaacataacctatcaatgaactaaaaaataggtgtaattaattaattatacattcccaaactctgaaaccgtgtttatcgtgattcccaaatgatttcctttcgaataacataaaaattaagtggatttaatttcctacctgctaactatacgctgaaaaaagaatcattaattacaggaaaactaataattcccaaattctaaaattatgttCCCAAATCCTtccaaacgattcccaaatgaatggaaatagtttgagtgaaaaataacaattttatctgctaaGTATACGGAGCTCAAAAAGCTTTTCGAAAATGAGAGACAAATAAGCAAAGCACTTATATGAACGCATTCTTTATTGAGTGCGTTCTCACATATTCAATCTTGTATACAaactaaaaatgtatacatttattttgacaattaaAATTGTCTGATTATGagagaaaatgtttaaataaaattaattattaatcatataattgaataaaatattaaaaaaataataataataatgactttCACATCGTACTGTCGATTATGTGCAAAATGTATAGCAGAAGTTGATTTAATTGATATACATGGCAATCGAAACGGCttagaaatgaaaattaaacaatgtTTTCAATTCGAATTGGATAATGATAATGTTTCACCGAAACAAGCTTGTATATTATGTGTATCTAAAGTGCAATTGTTCCATGATTTCGTGATACAAGTACAAAAAGCTCAACTAGTATTCAAATCAAATACTAATTTTGTTGAGACAAAAGTTGAAGTGAACAATGCTGACTTGGatgattttaaatatgatttaaataatacaaattcgGACAAGTTTTCAGGTaatgctttaaataaataaaaaagttaatagtTTAAACTCCCAGTTGGCTAGAGATTCAATCCTTTTACGACCCttttatgtagatattttatgtatttaaaattattaaaaaaaattaaaaacccaaCTGAGTTAAatagaaacaaaagaaaaaaagtccagtagtttacatagcgactttaacagtcgggacccattgtTGGGAAGATACGAGCCAGTGTAGATTTTAGTGGGTCTCGACTGTtaatgtaaactgctggacttgttttcTTTCCAGTTTATATTTAACCTAGTCggattttttgatttgtaaataatttttttattttatctttttagttATATATC from Chrysoperla carnea chromosome 2, inChrCarn1.1, whole genome shotgun sequence includes these protein-coding regions:
- the LOC123291776 gene encoding zinc finger protein 678-like is translated as MENERIKLEQQLNTELIIKDEIFDGNDLEFHNIKNEEKSLTCEVCDKTFNKKHHLSEHKRIHTREKCFSCEVCDKSFNYKSNLVQHKRIHTKEKPFSCEVCEKSFTYKNGLIQHERTHTGEKPFSCEMCDKTFTLKSNLINHKRTHTGEKRFPCEVCDKSFNYKSILVQHKRIHTGEKPFSCEMCDKIFTQKCSLNVHKQSHVGEKRFSCEMCDKSFNYINLLIQHERIHTGGKPFSCEMCDKEFTQKSNLVTHKRTHTDEKPYSCEMCDKSFKRKLDLIRHERIHTGEKPYSCEMCDKTFAQKSSLTIHKQSHTGVT